Proteins co-encoded in one Spirosoma endbachense genomic window:
- a CDS encoding Gfo/Idh/MocA family protein, with translation MKKDEVVDVSRRSFLKTTATGALATTIIGGFPTIVPASVFGKNAPSNRINIAAIGTGRISRGHDMPGVWQYDNALIMAVCDLDSNRVEDAKKLVNGYYAKKTGKDYDGVRGYTDYRELLNNKDIDAVIVSTPDHWHAPIVVDAVRAKKDVYMQKPASLTIAEGRMMADAVKQSGQIVQVGSQQRSSEQFRYAAELVRNGRIGQLKTVYVGLPGDPSGEEEPQMPVPKNLNYDMWLGTTPEVYYTEKRVHPQVGYDRPGWLRCEQFGAGMITGWGAHHVDSAHWAMNTEYTGPVEIWGKADFPKKGLWDVHGIFRTEALYENGVRMIVTNEIANGIKFEGTEGWIFVSRGDAAVTASDPIAKQNAAKKLDASDPKLLTSVIGPNEVHLTVSKEHHGNWLESIISRKEPIAPAEVGHRSCSACLLHHAAMKLNRKLYWDPKKEQFKNDPEANKLLSRPQRATYAIKAVASAKGR, from the coding sequence ATGAAAAAAGACGAAGTAGTGGACGTATCGAGACGTAGTTTTCTGAAAACGACAGCAACAGGAGCCTTAGCCACGACGATCATAGGTGGTTTTCCAACGATTGTGCCTGCGTCGGTATTTGGGAAAAATGCTCCTAGTAATCGAATCAATATCGCTGCCATTGGCACGGGACGTATCTCCCGTGGGCATGATATGCCGGGGGTATGGCAGTATGATAACGCACTGATTATGGCCGTCTGCGATCTCGACAGCAACCGGGTTGAAGATGCCAAGAAGCTGGTCAATGGCTATTATGCCAAGAAAACAGGTAAAGATTATGATGGCGTTCGGGGTTATACCGACTATCGGGAATTATTGAACAACAAAGATATCGATGCCGTCATTGTCAGTACCCCCGATCATTGGCATGCCCCGATTGTAGTCGATGCGGTGCGGGCAAAAAAGGACGTTTACATGCAGAAGCCAGCCTCTCTTACCATCGCCGAAGGCCGGATGATGGCTGATGCGGTCAAACAATCCGGGCAGATCGTACAGGTTGGTAGCCAGCAGCGTTCATCGGAACAGTTTCGGTATGCCGCCGAGCTGGTCCGCAATGGCCGGATCGGACAGTTAAAAACGGTTTATGTTGGTTTGCCCGGCGACCCATCGGGTGAAGAGGAGCCTCAAATGCCCGTTCCGAAAAACCTGAATTACGACATGTGGCTGGGCACAACGCCGGAGGTTTACTATACCGAAAAACGGGTGCATCCACAAGTTGGCTACGATCGGCCCGGCTGGTTACGTTGTGAACAATTCGGTGCCGGAATGATCACCGGATGGGGCGCACACCACGTCGATTCGGCCCATTGGGCCATGAATACAGAATACACCGGCCCTGTTGAAATCTGGGGCAAAGCCGATTTTCCGAAAAAAGGCCTGTGGGATGTACATGGCATTTTCCGTACAGAAGCCCTGTATGAAAATGGCGTGCGGATGATTGTCACGAATGAGATTGCCAATGGCATTAAATTCGAAGGAACTGAAGGCTGGATTTTCGTCTCTCGTGGCGATGCGGCCGTAACGGCCAGCGATCCTATTGCGAAACAGAATGCGGCCAAGAAACTGGATGCCAGTGATCCCAAACTCCTCACATCGGTTATCGGACCCAATGAAGTTCATCTGACTGTCAGTAAAGAACATCACGGCAACTGGCTGGAAAGCATCATCAGCCGCAAGGAACCGATTGCTCCGGCCGAAGTTGGTCACCGTTCCTGCTCGGCTTGCCTGCTCCATCATGCGGCTATGAAACTGAATCGTAAACTCTATTGGGACCCGAAAAAAGAACAGTTTAAAAACGACCCGGAAGCCAATAAACTGCTGTCGCGCCCACAGCGTGCAACGTATGCCATTAAAGCAGTGGCCTCGGCGAAGGGGAGATAA
- a CDS encoding alpha-glucuronidase family glycosyl hydrolase, with product MNSIKYTKLVVLLLVATSTYAGPPDREDGYRLWLKYDLIKDAGQRDAYARSAQFIALNGNNSVLKAAADELQIGLQGLLGKSIPVIANAGSRTGGIVLAVGNGPTASNQELNAEGYQISSQSNNIVINGKTESGVLYGAFGLLRQLQTRQPLSTISLTSNPKVRYRMLNHWDNTNGTIERGYAGGTLWKWFELPERLDPRYRDYARANASLGINGTVVNNVNASARFLTGEYIQKVAALATVFRPYGIRVYLSVYFPAPKTIGGLKTADPLDPEVRKWWADKAKEIYALIPDFGGFLVKANSEGEPGPQDYGRNHADGANMLAEALKPYDGIVLWRAFVYKADPKADRFKAAYEEFGDLDGKFDKKVIVQVKNGPIDFQPREPFSPLFGKMPKTPLAMEFQITQEYLGFATHMVYEAPIFKECLETDTYAKGKNSTVARVVDGSLHGYAITAMAGVANTGSDRNWTGHPMAQANWYAYGRLAWDNTLSAEAIANEWIKMTLTNEPQAVKHIADLMLRSREIYVNYNTPLGLSRPWSGVHFAPEPWQNKSSRPDWTAIYYHRADSVGLGFDRTSTGSNALAQYSPEVQQRWNNVETCPLPYLLWFHHVPWTKKLTTGRTLWDELCTRFYTGADSVGWMQKQWAQVKNNIDPETYADVAARLETQHKEAIWWRDAWVLYLQEYARQPIPAPYKKPERTLGEVKQLVDIYLLR from the coding sequence ATGAATTCGATAAAGTACACTAAACTTGTTGTCCTCCTGCTGGTCGCCACCAGTACCTACGCCGGACCACCAGACCGGGAGGATGGGTATCGGTTGTGGCTGAAATATGATTTGATTAAAGACGCGGGTCAGCGGGATGCTTACGCACGTTCGGCGCAGTTTATCGCGCTGAATGGCAACAACTCGGTTTTGAAAGCAGCAGCCGATGAGTTGCAGATCGGTTTGCAGGGGTTGTTGGGTAAATCGATACCCGTTATTGCCAACGCTGGTAGCCGGACGGGTGGCATTGTTCTGGCTGTCGGGAATGGCCCAACGGCCAGCAATCAGGAATTGAATGCAGAAGGGTATCAGATTTCAAGCCAGTCAAACAACATTGTCATTAACGGAAAAACCGAGTCGGGCGTTTTGTATGGTGCCTTTGGGCTACTACGCCAACTTCAGACGCGCCAACCTCTCTCCACTATTTCGCTGACCAGTAACCCAAAGGTTCGCTATCGGATGCTCAACCATTGGGATAATACCAACGGCACTATTGAGCGGGGGTATGCAGGAGGAACGCTCTGGAAATGGTTCGAACTCCCCGAACGGCTGGACCCACGCTACCGCGATTATGCCCGGGCCAATGCATCGCTGGGTATCAACGGAACGGTTGTCAATAACGTCAATGCCAGCGCTCGTTTTCTTACGGGTGAATACATCCAGAAAGTAGCGGCACTGGCTACTGTTTTTCGGCCTTATGGCATTCGGGTTTATCTGTCGGTTTATTTCCCGGCTCCCAAAACCATCGGCGGTCTGAAAACAGCCGACCCACTCGACCCGGAGGTTCGGAAATGGTGGGCCGATAAGGCGAAAGAAATCTATGCGCTCATTCCGGATTTTGGCGGTTTTCTCGTTAAGGCCAATTCGGAAGGCGAGCCCGGCCCGCAGGATTACGGCCGCAATCATGCCGATGGAGCCAACATGCTGGCCGAAGCGCTGAAACCCTATGATGGTATTGTGCTGTGGCGGGCCTTTGTCTACAAGGCTGACCCTAAAGCCGACCGCTTCAAAGCGGCTTACGAAGAGTTTGGTGACCTCGACGGTAAGTTCGATAAAAAGGTGATCGTTCAGGTGAAAAACGGTCCTATTGATTTCCAGCCTCGTGAGCCATTTTCGCCCTTATTCGGGAAAATGCCCAAAACACCGCTGGCAATGGAGTTCCAGATTACGCAGGAATACCTCGGCTTTGCAACGCACATGGTCTACGAAGCACCCATTTTCAAGGAATGCCTGGAGACAGATACCTACGCTAAAGGTAAAAATTCAACCGTCGCCAGGGTTGTGGATGGTAGCTTACACGGCTATGCAATAACGGCTATGGCGGGTGTTGCCAACACGGGCTCCGACCGTAACTGGACGGGTCATCCGATGGCGCAGGCGAATTGGTATGCTTATGGACGATTGGCCTGGGACAATACGCTGTCTGCTGAAGCGATTGCGAACGAATGGATAAAAATGACGCTCACCAATGAGCCTCAGGCTGTAAAACACATTGCTGATCTGATGCTCAGATCGCGGGAAATTTACGTGAATTATAATACCCCGCTTGGGCTTTCGCGCCCCTGGTCGGGCGTTCACTTTGCGCCCGAACCCTGGCAAAATAAAAGCTCCCGGCCCGACTGGACAGCCATTTACTACCACCGGGCCGATTCGGTAGGATTGGGTTTTGACCGGACGTCTACGGGGAGCAATGCGCTGGCACAATATAGTCCGGAGGTGCAGCAGCGCTGGAATAACGTCGAAACCTGCCCATTACCCTATTTGCTCTGGTTCCACCATGTGCCGTGGACCAAGAAACTGACAACGGGCCGCACACTCTGGGATGAACTCTGCACGCGTTTCTATACGGGTGCCGATTCCGTTGGCTGGATGCAGAAACAGTGGGCGCAAGTGAAGAACAATATTGATCCGGAAACATACGCCGACGTCGCTGCCCGACTGGAAACCCAGCATAAAGAAGCGATTTGGTGGCGGGATGCGTGGGTTTTGTATCTACAGGAGTATGCGCGTCAGCCCATTCCGGCTCCCTACAAAAAGCCGGAACGAACACTGGGTGAGGTAAAACAACTGGTTGATATTTACCTGCTTCGTTGA
- the uxuA gene encoding mannonate dehydratase, which yields MGMLQTMRWFGPNDPVSLMDIRQAGCTGVVTALHQIPVGEVWSVEAIDERKQLVEAMNDRYSPLQWAVVESLPVHEDIKKGRSGRTAYIENYKQSIRNLAACGINTVCYNFMPVLDWSRTNLNYEMPDGSRALRFVWEDFALFDLCILKRPGAEPDYEPEVAQSARQKFERMTAEEIAALTNVVLLGLPGSEEAFSLDTFQGLLNEYATIGDKELRENLYYFIQEVAPLAQEVGINLCIHPDDPPRPLLGLPRVVSTEADLAQLMAACDVTANGITFCTGSLGIRSDNDLPGMIRRFGNRIHFIHLRTTKREGAEGSGDARNFHEADHLAGDVDMYAVVKAIVLEQQRRAQLGIGATAIPMRPDHGHQMLDDLHKRTYPGYSAIGRLRGLAELRGLEFGIIRSLEETEGILTQQSADY from the coding sequence ATGGGAATGTTACAAACCATGCGCTGGTTCGGGCCAAACGACCCGGTTTCATTAATGGATATACGGCAGGCAGGTTGCACGGGCGTAGTGACGGCGCTGCATCAGATTCCGGTAGGTGAGGTCTGGTCAGTCGAAGCCATTGACGAACGAAAGCAGCTTGTTGAGGCCATGAATGATCGGTATTCGCCTTTACAGTGGGCGGTGGTCGAGAGCTTGCCCGTTCATGAAGACATCAAAAAAGGTCGTTCGGGCAGAACCGCGTATATCGAAAATTATAAGCAGTCGATCCGCAACCTGGCCGCTTGTGGCATCAACACAGTTTGCTACAATTTTATGCCGGTGCTCGACTGGTCGCGTACCAATCTTAACTATGAAATGCCGGATGGATCGCGGGCGCTGCGGTTCGTTTGGGAGGATTTCGCGCTGTTCGATCTGTGCATTTTAAAGCGTCCGGGTGCTGAACCTGATTATGAACCTGAAGTGGCCCAGTCGGCTCGTCAGAAGTTTGAGCGGATGACGGCTGAGGAAATTGCCGCATTGACCAATGTTGTTTTGCTCGGATTACCTGGTTCTGAAGAGGCTTTTTCGCTCGATACATTTCAGGGCCTGTTAAATGAATACGCGACAATTGGCGATAAGGAGCTTCGGGAAAACTTGTATTACTTTATTCAGGAAGTTGCCCCACTGGCTCAGGAAGTCGGGATTAATCTCTGCATTCACCCCGACGATCCCCCCCGGCCCTTGTTAGGATTACCCCGCGTAGTCAGTACTGAAGCGGACCTGGCGCAACTGATGGCGGCTTGCGACGTAACCGCCAATGGCATCACGTTCTGTACGGGTTCACTGGGCATCCGCTCCGACAATGATTTACCCGGAATGATTCGGCGATTCGGTAATCGCATTCACTTTATTCATCTCCGTACAACGAAGCGGGAAGGTGCCGAGGGTTCTGGTGATGCCCGCAACTTTCATGAAGCAGATCACCTGGCCGGCGATGTTGATATGTATGCTGTGGTGAAGGCAATTGTGCTGGAACAGCAGCGGAGAGCCCAGCTGGGTATTGGCGCAACGGCGATACCGATGCGTCCTGACCACGGCCATCAGATGCTCGACGATTTGCATAAGCGAACCTACCCCGGTTATTCGGCAATCGGTCGGCTGCGCGGACTGGCAGAGCTACGCGGACTGGAGTTCGGAATCATTCGATCGCTGGAAGAAACAGAAGGTATACTGACCCAGCAATCGGCCGACTATTAA
- a CDS encoding alpha/beta hydrolase family protein produces MLSGSVANAQAPDFQKMTPEQRTAYMNKMREASQEDWQKVMNQLNLKLPTLPPPADDPKRPSQLKQKEGSTNWYDDAGNTHVRSGWGNWTNYDETKAEGHDLPNPLVLKSGKPVKDANAWWKQRRPEILNDYLTEIYGKTPKNTPKVRFEVTEVIDTALKSKAIRKTIVGHIDNSRYPSAKPSINITLYTPASAKGPVPLMVLVWGSFPAPMLTINRVITAGWAVATVNTGSIQMDNGGGLHEGIIGLVNEGKDRKPDDWGVLSAWCWGLSRAFDYFETDKAINAKQIGIQGHSRWGKTALLAGATDPRWAIVFASCSGSMGASLEKRNYGETIDNVAGSGEYHWMAENFVKYGGNWAAMPVDAHELVALVAPRPLFITGGTKDSWGDSYGMFLACVGASPVYNLLGKKGLTTTEMPKPDEALMDGELAFRNHEGGHTDAPDWPVFLEFAEKQFKRIK; encoded by the coding sequence ATGCTATCCGGCTCCGTTGCGAACGCTCAGGCACCCGATTTTCAGAAAATGACGCCCGAGCAGCGGACGGCTTATATGAACAAAATGCGGGAGGCCAGCCAGGAAGACTGGCAGAAAGTAATGAATCAGCTAAATCTGAAATTGCCGACGCTGCCTCCGCCCGCCGATGATCCTAAGCGACCCTCGCAGCTCAAGCAGAAAGAGGGGTCAACCAATTGGTACGACGATGCGGGCAATACCCACGTTCGATCAGGATGGGGCAACTGGACCAACTACGACGAAACGAAAGCTGAAGGCCACGACTTGCCGAACCCGCTGGTGCTAAAAAGTGGCAAGCCTGTTAAGGATGCGAATGCCTGGTGGAAACAGCGCCGACCCGAAATTCTGAATGATTATTTGACCGAGATATACGGCAAAACACCGAAGAATACGCCGAAAGTGCGCTTTGAAGTCACGGAGGTGATCGATACGGCACTCAAAAGCAAAGCTATCCGAAAAACAATTGTTGGCCACATTGACAATTCACGATACCCCAGTGCCAAACCGAGTATCAATATAACCCTGTATACACCGGCCAGTGCCAAAGGGCCAGTGCCGCTGATGGTGCTGGTCTGGGGATCATTTCCCGCCCCAATGCTGACGATTAACCGGGTCATTACGGCGGGTTGGGCGGTAGCAACTGTCAATACCGGTTCTATTCAGATGGATAATGGAGGTGGTTTGCATGAAGGTATTATTGGCCTGGTCAATGAAGGAAAAGACCGAAAACCCGACGACTGGGGCGTATTGTCTGCGTGGTGCTGGGGACTAAGTCGTGCATTTGATTATTTCGAGACCGACAAGGCCATCAATGCCAAACAAATCGGGATTCAGGGGCATTCGCGCTGGGGGAAAACTGCCTTGCTTGCAGGTGCTACCGATCCTCGCTGGGCTATTGTTTTTGCCAGCTGTTCCGGATCGATGGGCGCTTCCCTCGAAAAACGAAATTATGGCGAGACCATCGACAACGTGGCTGGCTCGGGTGAATACCACTGGATGGCAGAGAACTTCGTTAAATACGGGGGCAATTGGGCTGCCATGCCCGTTGATGCGCACGAACTGGTAGCGCTGGTGGCTCCCCGGCCGTTATTTATTACGGGTGGCACAAAAGACAGTTGGGGCGACTCGTATGGCATGTTTCTGGCCTGTGTTGGCGCTAGCCCGGTGTATAATCTGCTTGGTAAAAAAGGGTTGACTACAACCGAAATGCCCAAGCCTGACGAAGCGCTGATGGACGGCGAACTGGCTTTCCGCAATCATGAAGGTGGTCATACCGATGCCCCCGACTGGCCGGTATTTCTGGAATTTGCCGAAAAACAATTTAAACGGATTAAATAA
- a CDS encoding mandelate racemase/muconate lactonizing enzyme family protein, which yields MKTSRRSFLTKSAIASALTASSLSGFGNGLETAVDRAPQSSAPSDLKITDIKCGFIRNGHSLFVKVHTNQGIWGCGEGVDATPGTYHLVKMMGERIKGKSPLNVHRLFEDVRKAGFFEGAQAGMYISVLSAVETALWDLVGKALGMPVYQLLGGKFRNKIRVYCDTGAYRETDTSPDAFGKSAKKAVDMGFTAVKYDIDERNDPNKFDAYNWTASQGELERMYNQIAGVRKAVGPKIDICVDMHGKYDVTTGRRVAKMMEPLNLLFLEEPIPAENPEAYRQIREASNTPICAGENHYLAHGFRRLLEIGAVDIIMPDLQKAGGLGEAQRIANLSNLYYVPFAPHMVASYLGAMASSHVCASVPNFLILEWQIYFHEEPMFKEIVTFDGPMVEKGFIPLSEKPGIGVEINEEGMRKYAPKDVPFFV from the coding sequence ATGAAAACATCCCGTCGTTCATTTCTCACTAAAAGCGCCATCGCCAGTGCCTTAACGGCCAGTTCATTATCTGGTTTCGGAAATGGCCTGGAAACAGCTGTTGACCGGGCTCCGCAATCATCAGCTCCCTCCGATCTGAAAATCACCGACATCAAATGCGGCTTTATTCGGAATGGACATAGTTTGTTCGTCAAGGTACATACCAATCAGGGAATCTGGGGATGCGGTGAAGGCGTCGATGCTACGCCCGGAACCTATCATTTGGTGAAAATGATGGGTGAACGGATCAAAGGCAAAAGCCCGCTTAATGTGCACCGCTTGTTTGAAGATGTTCGGAAAGCGGGCTTTTTCGAAGGAGCGCAGGCAGGCATGTATATTTCGGTTCTCTCGGCGGTCGAAACGGCCCTGTGGGATCTTGTCGGTAAAGCGCTGGGTATGCCCGTGTATCAATTGCTGGGCGGCAAATTCCGGAATAAAATCCGGGTCTATTGCGATACGGGAGCCTATCGGGAAACGGACACCAGTCCGGATGCTTTCGGGAAAAGTGCCAAAAAAGCCGTCGATATGGGCTTTACAGCCGTGAAATACGACATCGATGAGCGCAACGACCCGAACAAATTCGATGCCTACAACTGGACGGCCAGCCAGGGCGAGCTGGAACGGATGTACAACCAGATTGCCGGGGTACGGAAAGCCGTTGGACCGAAGATCGACATCTGTGTGGATATGCACGGGAAGTATGACGTAACCACCGGCCGACGCGTCGCCAAGATGATGGAGCCCTTAAACCTCCTCTTTCTCGAAGAACCGATTCCCGCCGAAAATCCCGAAGCATACCGACAGATTCGTGAGGCTTCCAATACACCCATCTGTGCCGGTGAAAATCATTACCTGGCTCACGGTTTCCGTAGACTGCTCGAAATCGGGGCGGTGGATATCATTATGCCTGATTTGCAGAAAGCAGGGGGCCTGGGCGAAGCGCAGCGGATTGCTAATCTATCCAACCTCTATTACGTTCCGTTTGCCCCACACATGGTAGCCTCATACCTGGGGGCAATGGCGTCGAGTCACGTCTGCGCGTCGGTACCGAACTTCCTGATTCTGGAGTGGCAGATCTACTTCCACGAGGAGCCAATGTTTAAAGAGATCGTTACGTTCGATGGCCCAATGGTAGAAAAAGGATTTATCCCCCTATCGGAAAAGCCTGGTATTGGTGTGGAAATCAATGAAGAAGGGATGCGGAAGTACGCGCCGAAAGATGTGCCGTTTTTTGTCTAA
- a CDS encoding RraA family protein gives MKLFVIIAAMLSLTGSVTRTVAQQISREELIFLTPDWKGERFPDGRPKVPDAILKRMKRVTQEEAWAVLKGENYRYQFAGDWQTINPDSVLVGRALTATFMPGRPDVHRVTDEKGHTKDGRVKSQNAWPIDMLIKGDVYVVDQFGMHEDGPTIGDNLGNSIYAKTGNGIVYEGAVRDVAGLKEIGGFTSYFRSYHPSHHNPEGNLNTTLVGINRPTRIGKVMVMPGDVVLGRDGGVCFIPPHLAEKVVKTSEIIRLRDMFGHLRLREQKYTPGQIDSRWSDDIEKDFSQWLNAHVNELPVPKEQIQDYLKTRTW, from the coding sequence ATGAAGCTATTCGTCATTATTGCGGCCATGCTGTCTCTGACCGGATCGGTAACGAGAACGGTAGCCCAGCAGATTTCCCGCGAAGAACTCATCTTTCTGACCCCCGACTGGAAAGGAGAACGCTTCCCCGATGGCCGTCCGAAGGTGCCGGATGCTATTCTGAAACGCATGAAACGGGTCACTCAGGAAGAAGCCTGGGCGGTACTGAAAGGTGAAAACTACCGCTATCAGTTTGCCGGTGACTGGCAAACGATCAACCCGGATAGCGTACTGGTTGGCCGGGCACTCACGGCAACGTTTATGCCCGGTCGACCGGATGTACACCGTGTTACGGACGAAAAAGGGCACACGAAAGACGGGCGCGTAAAATCGCAGAATGCCTGGCCGATCGACATGCTGATTAAGGGCGATGTATACGTTGTCGATCAGTTTGGTATGCACGAAGACGGCCCGACCATTGGTGATAACCTGGGCAACTCCATCTACGCCAAAACGGGCAATGGGATCGTCTATGAAGGAGCCGTTCGCGATGTGGCCGGACTAAAAGAAATTGGAGGGTTCACTTCTTATTTCCGGAGTTATCATCCCTCACACCATAATCCGGAAGGCAATCTGAATACAACATTGGTGGGCATCAACCGGCCGACGCGCATTGGTAAGGTCATGGTGATGCCGGGCGATGTGGTGCTTGGGCGCGACGGGGGTGTTTGTTTTATTCCGCCACATCTGGCCGAGAAAGTCGTCAAAACCTCCGAGATTATCCGGTTGCGTGACATGTTTGGTCACCTGCGTTTACGGGAGCAGAAATACACGCCAGGACAGATTGACTCACGCTGGTCAGATGATATTGAGAAAGACTTCTCGCAATGGCTGAACGCCCACGTGAACGAACTGCCCGTTCCGAAAGAGCAAATTCAGGATTATCTCAAAACCCGCACCTGGTAA
- a CDS encoding GH35 family beta-galactosidase has product MIRCYCQILLFFVAFSATAQSPANLPHLQKQGNATQLIVAGKPFLMLGGELGNSSASDMTYMKPVWPKLQQMHVNTVLTPVYWELLEPQEGKFDFTLVDELIKDARAHQIKLVLLWFGSWKNSMSCYVPDWVKTDTKRFPRAQNKSGRGQEILTPFAKNNLEADIKAFSALMRHIRDTDERQQTVIMIQVENEIGMLPDARDHSPVANEAFQQPVPKTLLHYVQTNKTTLAPAVLEAWKKAGYKTSGSWEDVFGKSLATDEIFIAWHFAQYANRVTEAGKAIYALPMFVNAALNRPNVKPGDYPSGGPLPHIIDIWKAGAPALDFLSPDFYNPDFKHWNDLYKRQDNPLFIPEIRFEPSVAPKAFYTVGHYDGMGFSPFSIESTDKPGEEPLAKSYSVLDQLSPITLASQGKRMMDGFLFDKKTATDTVRLGDYTFLVKHDYTLGWSPKAKDEEWPMTGGLIIQTAPDEFTVAGTGVVITFSSDKPEAPIAGIVRVDEGKYVDGKWQPGRRLNGDQDHQGRHVRIPVGEYGIQKVKLYRYK; this is encoded by the coding sequence ATGATTCGTTGCTACTGTCAGATTCTCCTGTTTTTTGTGGCGTTTTCGGCTACTGCACAATCGCCTGCTAACCTGCCCCATCTTCAGAAACAGGGCAATGCTACACAGCTAATCGTGGCGGGTAAACCATTTCTGATGCTGGGTGGTGAATTAGGGAATTCCAGTGCATCGGATATGACATATATGAAACCCGTTTGGCCTAAACTGCAACAAATGCACGTAAACACGGTTTTAACGCCGGTTTATTGGGAATTACTGGAACCTCAGGAAGGTAAGTTCGACTTTACACTGGTCGATGAATTGATTAAGGATGCACGCGCTCATCAGATCAAACTGGTACTCTTATGGTTTGGCAGCTGGAAAAATAGCATGTCCTGCTATGTCCCCGATTGGGTGAAAACCGATACGAAGCGCTTCCCAAGAGCACAGAATAAATCCGGACGAGGTCAGGAAATTCTGACTCCCTTCGCTAAAAATAATCTGGAGGCCGATATAAAAGCCTTCAGCGCGCTCATGCGGCACATACGCGATACCGACGAGCGACAACAAACGGTTATCATGATTCAGGTCGAAAACGAGATCGGAATGTTGCCCGATGCCCGTGACCATTCGCCCGTTGCCAATGAAGCCTTTCAACAACCAGTGCCTAAAACGCTGCTTCACTACGTACAAACGAATAAAACTACGCTGGCTCCCGCTGTACTGGAAGCCTGGAAAAAGGCTGGTTATAAAACTAGTGGAAGCTGGGAAGACGTTTTTGGTAAAAGTCTGGCAACCGATGAAATCTTCATTGCCTGGCATTTCGCGCAGTATGCGAACCGAGTCACTGAAGCCGGGAAAGCGATTTATGCACTCCCCATGTTCGTTAATGCAGCCCTGAACCGCCCGAATGTGAAACCGGGCGATTACCCCAGCGGTGGGCCGCTTCCGCACATTATCGACATCTGGAAAGCTGGTGCTCCCGCGCTCGATTTTCTCTCTCCTGACTTCTACAATCCGGATTTCAAGCACTGGAACGACCTCTATAAGCGTCAGGATAACCCGCTGTTTATTCCAGAAATAAGGTTTGAGCCATCTGTGGCCCCCAAAGCCTTCTATACCGTTGGTCATTATGATGGGATGGGTTTTTCGCCGTTTTCAATTGAATCAACGGATAAACCCGGAGAGGAGCCTCTTGCAAAAAGCTATTCGGTACTCGATCAGTTAAGTCCGATTACTCTGGCCAGTCAGGGGAAACGCATGATGGATGGGTTTCTGTTCGACAAAAAGACGGCTACCGATACGGTTCGGCTGGGAGACTATACTTTTTTGGTAAAGCATGATTATACACTGGGCTGGTCGCCAAAAGCCAAAGATGAGGAATGGCCAATGACGGGTGGGCTGATTATTCAGACCGCTCCCGATGAATTTACGGTAGCAGGAACCGGTGTGGTTATCACGTTTTCGTCTGATAAACCCGAAGCGCCCATTGCGGGTATTGTTCGGGTCGATGAAGGGAAATACGTTGATGGGAAATGGCAACCCGGACGTCGTCTGAATGGGGATCAGGATCACCAGGGGCGGCATGTGCGCATTCCGGTAGGTGAATATGGTATCCAGAAAGTGAAGCTGTACCGGTATAAATAA